ATTAACATAGTTAATTACAGACATTGATCATTAGAAATTTACCTGTCTGCTTATGTGATACTTCTGCAAATCTCTGCCAATCCGCATTTCTTGAGATCAAGATCATCTTTTTCCGATAAGTCATGCTTTAtgattttaattcattatctTCCTATCAGTCTGCTAGACAATGTTTAAACTCGTGCATgtacttaattatatttattaagtaCTTCACTAAGAGGCATGAGGAATTAGTATCTCAATAGCCTTAAAACAAGTAGGTTGAATAATATTGGTGTCATCCTTATTTCGTAATAAGTGATATGGAGGGTATAATTGAGGAACATATAATTTCAGGCAAGTGTTCTTGTCAATCGGTCTCTGGATTTGAATTTCgacgatttttgaaaattctcgtTCTGCCTTCATCTTGAATAATTCTCAGATATAATCAACCGTGAGGATAAAAAAAACGAGGAAAAGCTCGCTAAAGTATCAGTGCCTGTAGAGAAAAACCTCCTATgccatttgcttttttttctcATGGGAGTGTGCCATTTTCTGCCCATTACCTTCTTCTCAGCTGCCAATAATGTAAGTAATTTCAAgtaagaatattaaaatacaatttttgatatgtaCTTCAAGTTTACACATGTAATCTCTGTAGATAGGAAAGTACTTGAGTGAGCCGTAAAACTCCCGTTCAGTCAAGATGAAACGTGATCGTGTTATCGAGAAATATTCCACAAATTCTAGTACGTAtatgattttcaattaacttCCTGTAGTTTTGGCTTCACAAATTCCAAAACACCACAAGCGACAGCTCTGATGAGGTCCAAAACAGAACTGTCCTGCAAAGGTACTTCGCGCCTGCTACCTTGATGACTTACGCAGTTTCTTCTTTAACattcggaatttttaaccTCACAGTAGGGAACAGATACAAGATAATGAACAGACTTATCTTCACTTTGTGTGTGGAGAGTGTTGTCTTCATCCTCCTAACCATTGGAGTCAAAGTGAACACTAATAATTGTAAGTAGGATTGCTCCTTTACAGCTCTAGTAAAGTAATAATTCTATTACATATTTCAGTTCAAATAACATACTTCTTTTTGGTACTAATGGGCTATGCAACGCTTCAAGGTGAGCTCCTACCTGCTCatctttaatttgattttttttaaatggagatTTTCAGGAGCTAACGCAGTCAACTTAGTGGCTTCAATGAATCTCTTCCCCAGATTTCCTCATAAGTACATGAACACCTGTTTAGTAGGACAGGGAACTGCGGGAGTATTAGGGGACATACTGAACATTATGGCTGTAGGAATGTTCAATGGAGACATCACCAATGCcacgttattttattttatcgtgGGGTGTGGGGTAGTTCTATTAACCCTTGTTTTAACCACCATAGTGTC
The sequence above is drawn from the Euwallacea similis isolate ESF13 chromosome 22, ESF131.1, whole genome shotgun sequence genome and encodes:
- the LOC136416058 gene encoding equilibrative nucleoside transporter 3-like gives rise to the protein MEGIIEEHIISDIINREDKKNEEKLAKVSVPVEKNLLCHLLFFLMGVCHFLPITFFSAANNFWLHKFQNTTSDSSDEVQNRTVLQRYFAPATLMTYAVSSLTFGIFNLTVGNRYKIMNRLIFTLCVESVVFILLTIGVKVNTNNFQITYFFLVLMGYATLQGANAVNLVASMNLFPRFPHKYMNTCLVGQGTAGVLGDILNIMAVGMFNGDITNATLFYFIVGCGVVLLTLVLTTIVSKSSFFILCVSSVPQDFDKTLVPSVKDLKHLFFKLKYAAIMLTYFVLGITLTHPSITALVVSEQHEENTSWARSYFSPVMSFLLSDLGLLLGRVAVSHLPIELSKIERLLSALSTIRTLILIPLVWMCNAQPRSHLPILFPRDYQYGIVLFIFMFTNGGLVNGSLLLIPEKVDKREADMAYTMYGFALSLVHTITSPLGLFIVNVL